TGTACCAACATTAAAGGGTTTCTTTTCTTATGCAGAAAAGGGTACATGGATTGCATGGCGAGAAGTAGATGAAAGTGAGAAAGAGGAATTTGAGCCAAGAATTACCAGTGATGAGGAGGAAACTAACTATACTGTTTTACGCATTGGTTTAACTAAAGAGCAGGTTAAAGATTTCTATCATATTACCTCTAAAGAGGCTTTTTGGCCTATTCTTCACTCTTTCCCTTATCATTTCACTTATGAGTCTTCTAATTGGGAAAACTTTCGGGAAGTCAACCGTCTATTTGCGGAAGCGGCGTGTAATGAAGCGGCCGACGATGCTTTGATTTGGATTCACGATTATAATTTGTGGTTAGTACCCCACTATATTAGACAAATTAAGCCTGATGCTAGAATTGCTTTCTTCCATCATACTCCTTTCCCTTCTGTTGATATATTCAATATCTTACCTTGGCGTGAAGAAATTATTAATAGTTTACTTTCTTGTGATGTAGTGGGTTTTCATATTCCTAGATACTCAGAAAATTTTGTTAATGTTGCCCGAAGTTTGTTGCCTGTGGAAATTGTTGAGAGACAACCTGTCTCTGGTCATATTATTCCCGTTGGTACAGCTTTAGCCGAACCAGAAATGGTAACTAAACTAAAGTATAAAAATCAATATGTCAAAGTCGATGCTTTCCCAGTGGGTACAAATCCTGACTTTTTCTTGTCGGTGTTAAATCAACCAGAAACTCAGCAACGTTTGAAGGAATTGGAAGCTGAATTTGAGGGGAAAAAGCTAATTATTGCGGCGGGTAGAGTTGACTATGTCAAGGGTAATAAGGAGATGTTAGAAGCATTTGGACGTTTATTAGAGCGTCGCCCTGATTTACACGGAAACATTCACTTTATAGTTAGTTGTGTTTCTCCTGCGGCGGGAATGAGAGTGTATGAGGAAGCTCAAAGTCAAATTGAACAGTTAGTAGGGCAAATTAATGGGCATTTTGGACGTTTAGATTGGACTCCGATTCTCTTATTTACTCAGGTGATTCCTATTTCTGAATTACTGTGCTACTATAAAATTTCTGATGTGTGTTGGACTACTCCTTTAAGGGATGGTTTAAATTTAGTAGCAAAAGAGTATATTATTACTCATCAAGGAGAAAACGGTGTCTTGATTTTATCTGAGTTTGTAGGAGCGGCAGTTGAGTTAGCCAATGCCATTCAAACTAATCCTTACTCTACAGATTTAATGGATAAGGCTATTGACAGAGCTTTGGCTATGTCTGTGGAAGAACAGAAAGAGCGTATGCAAAAAATGTACGAAGTTGTTACGAAATATGACGTAAAATATTGGGGCGATCGCCTCTTGGAGGTATTTAAGGAATTAAGTCACGAAGTTGATGAATAGTTTAGGTATAGGGTGTCAGGTGTCAGGAGAAGAGTTTATTAATTTTGCAACCGTAACTCTAATATCAGGAAAGGCTAAGGGGGAGATAATTCCCTCTATTAATTCTGATTTGCTTTGATAATCCCCTTGATTGGGATGGCGAAAAACGTGAATTTTCTGGTTTACTAAGTCGATTACCCAATATTCCTGAATACCAACCTCGGCGTATATCTGTTTTTTGATACCTAAATCTTTAGCCAAAGTAGAATCAGCTATCTCAATTAACCAATAAATATCTTCGGGGTAAGGGTGACGGGTGAAATATAATTCATCAGGAGTACGAGTAATAACAACATCTGGTTCTGGCTCAGAGTCTGTTAGAGTGATAGGATGAGCTTCCATTACTTCGGCTTTTTCTTGTAAAAGACTCCGTAAATATTTAACAGTATTGTGATTAGTGTATCGATGTAAAGGTTTTTCTGGACTCATTTCCACTATGTCTCCTTTGATAAATTCAACGATGCGATCGCATAAAATACCCGCATCAATCATTTTATGGTAATCGTCTAATGTCCATTTTGTAGGAGTTAGCATAGTTTTTATTATTATTAATATTCACTAAAATTTTAACCAATTAAATATTTCATTTACTGTTAATTTTAAATTAACTTTTTCTAAAACAGGTAAAGGATCATTATTTTTAAATAACCTTAATTTTTGTTCTGGTAAAAGAGCGAAAATAGCCTCTTCTTCTGGGTTAATTAACCAACCTAATTGAGTACCAAATTGAGAACAAAGTAACAATTTATCTAACACTTGAGTTAAACTTTGTTCAGGAGATAGAATTTCGATACACCAGTCTGGATAAGTATTTATTCGATTAGCAATTTTTCCTGTATCGGTTAACGGAATCTTATCCCATTCCAATACTACCACATCAGGCACGATCGACTTTGATTCAAAATTGCAACGCAATTCGGGAAAAGCACAAGCAATTTTTTCGGTTTCTGCAATATTATTAATTACAGCACAAAGTTTATACTGTATT
This is a stretch of genomic DNA from Cyanobacterium aponinum PCC 10605. It encodes these proteins:
- the ggpS gene encoding glucosylglycerol-phosphate synthase; this translates as MKSSLVILYHRQPYDEVIEDGKVVYRQKKSPNGIVPTLKGFFSYAEKGTWIAWREVDESEKEEFEPRITSDEEETNYTVLRIGLTKEQVKDFYHITSKEAFWPILHSFPYHFTYESSNWENFREVNRLFAEAACNEAADDALIWIHDYNLWLVPHYIRQIKPDARIAFFHHTPFPSVDIFNILPWREEIINSLLSCDVVGFHIPRYSENFVNVARSLLPVEIVERQPVSGHIIPVGTALAEPEMVTKLKYKNQYVKVDAFPVGTNPDFFLSVLNQPETQQRLKELEAEFEGKKLIIAAGRVDYVKGNKEMLEAFGRLLERRPDLHGNIHFIVSCVSPAAGMRVYEEAQSQIEQLVGQINGHFGRLDWTPILLFTQVIPISELLCYYKISDVCWTTPLRDGLNLVAKEYIITHQGENGVLILSEFVGAAVELANAIQTNPYSTDLMDKAIDRALAMSVEEQKERMQKMYEVVTKYDVKYWGDRLLEVFKELSHEVDE
- a CDS encoding Uma2 family endonuclease, which translates into the protein MLTPTKWTLDDYHKMIDAGILCDRIVEFIKGDIVEMSPEKPLHRYTNHNTVKYLRSLLQEKAEVMEAHPITLTDSEPEPDVVITRTPDELYFTRHPYPEDIYWLIEIADSTLAKDLGIKKQIYAEVGIQEYWVIDLVNQKIHVFRHPNQGDYQSKSELIEGIISPLAFPDIRVTVAKLINSSPDT
- a CDS encoding Uma2 family endonuclease — encoded protein: MVTTVKPKLTLENFLQQPETKPASEFIDGKITQKPMPQGQHSRIQYKLCAVINNIAETEKIACAFPELRCNFESKSIVPDVVVLEWDKIPLTDTGKIANRINTYPDWCIEILSPEQSLTQVLDKLLLCSQFGTQLGWLINPEEEAIFALLPEQKLRLFKNNDPLPVLEKVNLKLTVNEIFNWLKF